A single region of the Vibrio cyclitrophicus genome encodes:
- a CDS encoding NAD(P)-dependent oxidoreductase: MTKPVIGFIGLGLMGGNMVENLQKRGYHVNVMDLSAEAVARVTDRGNATAFTSAKELAAASDIVQFCLTTSAVVEKIVYGEDGVLAGIKEGAVLVDFGTSIPASTKKIGAALAEKGAGMIDAPLGRTPAHAKDGLLNIMAAGDMETFNKVKPVLEEQGENVFHLGALGSGHVTKLVNNFMGMTTVATMSQAFAVAQRAGVDGQQLFDIMSAGPSNSPFMQFCKFYAVDGEEKLGFSVANANKDLGYFLALCEELGTESLIAQGTATSLQAAVDAGMGNNDVPVIFDYFAKLEK, from the coding sequence ATGACTAAACCTGTAATCGGTTTCATTGGCCTAGGTCTTATGGGCGGCAACATGGTTGAAAACCTGCAAAAGCGCGGCTACCACGTAAACGTAATGGATCTAAGCGCTGAAGCTGTTGCTCGCGTTACAGATCGCGGCAATGCGACTGCATTCACTTCTGCTAAAGAACTAGCTGCTGCAAGTGACATCGTTCAGTTTTGTCTTACAACTTCAGCTGTTGTTGAAAAAATCGTTTACGGCGAAGACGGCGTTCTAGCGGGCATCAAAGAAGGCGCAGTACTAGTAGACTTCGGTACTTCTATCCCTGCTTCTACTAAGAAGATCGGTGCAGCTCTTGCTGAGAAAGGCGCAGGCATGATCGACGCACCTCTAGGTCGTACTCCTGCACACGCTAAAGATGGTCTTCTGAACATCATGGCTGCTGGCGACATGGAAACTTTCAACAAAGTTAAACCTGTTCTTGAAGAGCAAGGCGAAAACGTATTCCACCTAGGTGCTCTAGGTTCTGGTCACGTAACTAAGCTTGTAAACAACTTCATGGGTATGACGACTGTTGCGACTATGTCTCAAGCTTTCGCTGTTGCTCAACGCGCTGGTGTTGATGGCCAACAACTGTTTGACATCATGTCTGCAGGTCCATCTAACTCTCCGTTCATGCAATTCTGTAAGTTCTACGCAGTAGACGGCGAAGAGAAGCTAGGTTTCTCTGTTGCTAACGCTAACAAAGACCTTGGTTACTTCCTTGCTCTTTGTGAAGAGCTAGGTACTGAGTCTCTAATCGCTCAAGGTACTGCAACAAGCCTACAAGCTGCTGTTGACGCAGGCATGGGTAACAACGATGTACCAGTAATCTTCGACTACTTCGCTAAACTAGAGAAGTAA
- a CDS encoding DUF4962 domain-containing protein, producing the protein MSDQKSLDAIRKMKLENDTSAGNLVDLLPIEVQKRDFDLSFLDNLSEARPRLLVQADQLEEFKAKVKADEAHCMFDDFYNNSTVKFLETAPFEEPQAYPAETVGKASLWRPYWRQMYVDCQMALNATRNLAIAGVVKEDEALIAKAKAWTLKLSTYDPEGVTSRGYNDEAAFRVIAAMAWGYDWLHGYFTDEERQQVQDALIERLDEIMHHLKVTVDLLNNPLNSHGVRSISSAIIPTCIALYHDHPKAGEYIAYALEYYAVHYPPWGGVDGGWAEGPDYWNTQTAFLGEAFDLLKAYCGVDMFNKTFYENTGDFPLYCMPVHSKRASFCDQSSIGDFPGLKLAYNIKHYAGVNQKPEYVWYYNQLKGRDTEAHTKFYNFGWWDFGYDDLRFNFLWDAPEEKAPSNDPLLKVFPITGWAAFHNKMTERDNHIHMVFKCSPFGSISHSHGDQNAFTLHAFGETLASVTGYYGGFGVDMHTKWRRQTFSKNLPLFGGKGQYGENKNTGYENHQDRFCIEAGGTISDFDTESDVKMVEGDATASYKYFVPEIESYKRKVWFVQGKVFVMQDKATLSEEKDMTWLMHTTFANEVADKSFTIRGEVAHLDVNFINESADNITSVKNVEGFGEVDPYEFKDLEIHRHVEVEFKPSKEHNILTLLVPNKNEGEQVEVSHKLEGNTLLLNVDGETVSIEL; encoded by the coding sequence ATGAGCGACCAAAAATCTCTTGATGCAATCAGGAAGATGAAGCTGGAGAATGATACTTCAGCAGGTAATCTTGTAGACCTACTCCCTATCGAAGTACAGAAACGTGACTTCGATCTATCATTCCTAGACAACTTGAGCGAAGCGCGTCCACGTCTTCTTGTTCAAGCTGATCAGTTAGAAGAATTCAAAGCGAAAGTGAAAGCTGATGAAGCTCACTGCATGTTTGATGATTTCTACAACAACTCTACCGTTAAGTTCCTTGAGACTGCTCCTTTTGAAGAGCCTCAAGCGTACCCAGCTGAGACGGTAGGTAAAGCTTCTTTGTGGCGTCCTTACTGGCGTCAAATGTACGTTGATTGCCAAATGGCACTGAACGCGACACGTAACCTAGCAATTGCTGGTGTTGTGAAAGAAGACGAAGCGCTAATTGCTAAAGCAAAAGCTTGGACTCTAAAGCTGTCTACCTACGATCCAGAAGGCGTGACTTCTCGTGGCTATAATGATGAAGCGGCTTTCCGTGTCATTGCAGCGATGGCTTGGGGCTACGACTGGTTACACGGCTACTTCACCGATGAAGAGCGTCAGCAAGTTCAAGATGCTTTGATTGAGCGTCTAGACGAAATCATGCACCACCTAAAAGTGACGGTTGATCTATTGAACAACCCGCTAAACAGCCACGGTGTTCGTTCGATCTCTTCTGCTATTATTCCAACGTGTATCGCGCTTTACCACGATCACCCGAAAGCAGGCGAGTACATCGCATACGCGTTAGAATACTACGCAGTACACTACCCACCATGGGGCGGTGTAGACGGCGGTTGGGCTGAAGGTCCGGATTACTGGAACACACAAACTGCATTCCTAGGTGAAGCATTCGACCTATTGAAAGCATACTGTGGTGTAGACATGTTCAACAAGACATTCTACGAAAACACAGGTGACTTCCCGCTTTACTGTATGCCTGTTCACTCTAAGCGCGCAAGCTTCTGTGACCAGTCTTCAATCGGTGATTTCCCAGGACTAAAACTGGCTTACAACATCAAGCACTACGCGGGTGTTAACCAGAAGCCTGAGTACGTTTGGTACTACAACCAACTGAAAGGCCGTGATACTGAAGCACACACCAAATTCTACAACTTCGGTTGGTGGGACTTCGGTTACGACGATCTTCGTTTCAACTTCCTTTGGGATGCACCTGAAGAGAAAGCACCATCGAATGATCCACTGTTGAAAGTATTCCCAATCACGGGTTGGGCTGCATTCCACAACAAGATGACTGAGCGTGATAACCATATTCACATGGTATTCAAGTGTTCTCCGTTTGGCTCAATCAGCCACTCTCACGGTGACCAAAACGCATTCACGTTGCACGCATTTGGTGAAACGCTAGCGTCAGTAACAGGTTACTACGGTGGTTTCGGTGTAGACATGCACACTAAGTGGCGTCGTCAAACGTTCTCTAAAAACCTTCCACTATTTGGTGGTAAAGGTCAGTACGGCGAGAACAAGAACACAGGCTACGAAAACCACCAAGATCGCTTCTGTATCGAAGCGGGCGGCACTATCTCTGACTTCGACACTGAATCTGATGTGAAGATGGTTGAAGGTGATGCAACGGCATCTTACAAGTACTTCGTTCCTGAAATCGAATCTTACAAGCGTAAGGTCTGGTTTGTTCAAGGTAAAGTATTCGTAATGCAAGACAAGGCAACGCTTTCTGAAGAGAAAGACATGACTTGGCTAATGCATACAACTTTCGCAAACGAAGTGGCAGACAAGTCTTTCACTATCCGTGGCGAAGTTGCGCACCTAGACGTAAATTTCATCAACGAGTCTGCTGATAACATCACGTCAGTTAAGAACGTTGAAGGTTTCGGTGAAGTTGACCCATACGAGTTCAAAGATCTTGAGATCCACCGTCACGTTGAAGTGGAATTCAAGCCATCGAAAGAGCACAACATCCTGACGCTTCTCGTTCCTAATAAGAATGAAGGCGAGCAAGTTGAAGTGTCTCATAAGCTTGAAGGCAACACGCTGTTGCTAAATGTTGACGGTGAAACGGTTTCAATCGAACTGTAA
- a CDS encoding transporter — translation MELNTIIVGIYFLFLIAIGWMFRTFTSTTSDYFRGGGNMLWWMVGATAFMTQFSAWTFTGAAGKAYNDGFAVAVIFIANAFGYFMNFAYFAPKFRQLRVVTVIEAIRMRFGATNEQVFTWSSMPNSVVSAGVWLNALAIIASGIFGFDMTATIWITGLVVLAMSVTGGSWAVIASDFMQMVIIMAVTVTCAVVAVVQGGGIGEIVNNFPVAEGGSFLSGNNINYLSIFSIWAFFIFVKQFSITNNMLNSYRYLAAKDSKNAKKAALLACVLMLCGVFIWFMPSWYIAGQGVDLAAAYPEAGKKAGDFAYLYFVQEYMPAGMVGLLVAAMFAATMSSMDSGLNRNSGIFVKNFYETIVRKGNASEKELVTVSKITSAVFGIAIILIAQFINSLKGLSLFDTMMYVGALIGFPMTIPAFLGFFIKKTPDWAGWGTLVVGGLVSYYVGFVVNAEMVSSVFGLEELTSREWSDVKVAIGLIGHITLTGGFFILSTLFYKPLSEKRQADVDKFFGNLSTPLVAESAEQKVLDNKQREMLGKLIAVAGVGIMLMALLTNPMWGRLVFILCGVIVGGVGVLLVKAVDDGGKQAKTVTES, via the coding sequence ATGGAACTCAACACGATTATTGTCGGCATTTATTTCCTATTCTTGATTGCGATAGGTTGGATGTTTAGGACATTTACTAGTACCACCAGTGATTACTTCCGCGGGGGCGGTAATATGCTGTGGTGGATGGTTGGTGCAACCGCCTTTATGACCCAGTTTAGTGCATGGACATTCACCGGTGCGGCAGGTAAAGCGTATAACGATGGTTTTGCCGTAGCGGTTATCTTTATCGCCAATGCTTTTGGTTACTTCATGAACTTCGCATACTTCGCACCTAAGTTCCGTCAACTACGTGTAGTGACGGTAATTGAAGCAATCCGTATGCGTTTTGGTGCGACTAACGAACAAGTGTTCACTTGGTCTTCAATGCCAAATAGTGTGGTTTCTGCAGGTGTATGGTTAAACGCATTAGCAATCATCGCTTCTGGTATCTTCGGCTTCGACATGACAGCGACTATCTGGATTACTGGTCTAGTAGTATTAGCTATGTCAGTAACGGGCGGTTCATGGGCAGTTATCGCATCTGATTTTATGCAGATGGTTATCATCATGGCAGTTACGGTTACATGTGCTGTTGTTGCGGTTGTACAAGGCGGCGGTATTGGCGAAATCGTTAATAACTTCCCTGTAGCAGAAGGCGGTTCATTCCTTTCTGGTAACAACATCAACTACCTAAGCATCTTCAGCATCTGGGCATTCTTCATCTTCGTGAAGCAATTCTCTATTACGAACAACATGCTTAACTCTTACCGTTACCTAGCGGCTAAAGACTCAAAGAATGCTAAGAAAGCAGCACTGCTTGCATGTGTGCTAATGCTTTGTGGTGTATTCATTTGGTTCATGCCTTCTTGGTACATCGCTGGTCAAGGTGTCGACCTAGCAGCTGCTTACCCAGAAGCTGGTAAGAAAGCAGGTGACTTTGCATACCTATACTTCGTACAAGAGTACATGCCAGCAGGTATGGTAGGCCTTCTAGTTGCGGCGATGTTTGCAGCGACAATGTCTTCTATGGACTCAGGTCTAAACCGTAACTCAGGTATCTTTGTTAAGAACTTCTACGAAACTATTGTTCGTAAAGGCAACGCAAGTGAGAAAGAGCTAGTAACGGTTTCTAAGATTACTTCTGCAGTCTTCGGTATTGCTATTATCCTTATCGCTCAGTTCATTAACTCGCTTAAAGGTTTGAGCCTGTTCGATACAATGATGTACGTTGGTGCTCTAATCGGCTTCCCAATGACAATCCCTGCATTCTTAGGCTTCTTCATCAAGAAGACTCCAGACTGGGCAGGTTGGGGTACGCTAGTAGTGGGTGGCCTTGTATCTTACTACGTAGGTTTCGTTGTAAACGCTGAAATGGTGTCATCTGTATTCGGTCTTGAAGAGTTAACGAGCCGTGAATGGTCTGATGTTAAAGTTGCGATTGGTCTAATTGGTCACATTACACTAACAGGTGGCTTCTTCATCCTATCGACATTGTTCTACAAACCACTGTCTGAGAAGCGTCAAGCAGACGTTGATAAGTTCTTCGGTAACCTATCTACTCCGTTAGTCGCTGAGTCTGCAGAGCAGAAAGTACTGGATAACAAGCAGCGTGAAATGCTTGGTAAACTGATTGCAGTAGCAGGTGTGGGTATTATGCTAATGGCTCTACTAACTAACCCAATGTGGGGACGTCTAGTCTTCATCTTATGTGGTGTGATTGTTGGTGGTGTTGGTGTGCTACTTGTTAAAGCGGTCGATGACGGCGGCAAGCAAGCGAAAACGGTAACCGAAAGCTAA
- a CDS encoding tripartite tricarboxylate transporter substrate binding protein has product MSKLLKSIMLAAGILVSATSIAADYPSKNIRLVVPFGAGGGTDAVGRTLANSAKDILGQNISIMNRTGGAGAVGMSFGAQQRADGYTLTVVTREIASLPQMGLMRHTADDFRLIRLVNLDPAVVLVAADSPYNTINDLIKEAKEKPGSVKFASTAAPNFYLMSLEKDQGIKLNAIPYNGASEAIPAVLGHHTDVTMVTPGEAIAQLRSGQLKALGVMSEERIQYIPDVPTLKEQGIDVVTGTWRGIGAPKDTPDAVIEKLGAAFDEAMASEEFKSFMEKGAMTIHNLDDKAFTEFVAEDTKSLTQLIQ; this is encoded by the coding sequence ATGAGTAAATTATTGAAATCCATCATGCTGGCAGCCGGTATACTTGTTTCTGCAACGTCGATTGCAGCTGACTACCCGAGCAAGAATATTCGCTTAGTTGTCCCATTTGGCGCGGGCGGCGGTACCGATGCTGTTGGCCGTACCCTTGCAAATAGTGCGAAAGACATTTTAGGACAAAACATTTCAATCATGAACCGTACGGGTGGTGCTGGCGCCGTTGGTATGAGCTTTGGTGCTCAGCAGCGTGCTGATGGTTACACGTTAACAGTGGTAACACGTGAAATTGCTTCACTTCCTCAAATGGGTTTAATGCGTCATACCGCTGATGACTTTAGACTCATTCGTCTAGTTAACTTAGATCCTGCGGTCGTATTGGTTGCAGCTGATAGCCCATACAACACGATTAACGACCTGATTAAGGAAGCCAAAGAAAAACCAGGCAGCGTAAAATTCGCTTCAACCGCTGCGCCAAACTTCTACCTAATGTCTCTTGAAAAAGATCAAGGCATCAAACTAAACGCTATCCCTTACAACGGTGCATCAGAAGCAATTCCTGCTGTATTAGGCCATCACACAGACGTCACTATGGTTACTCCTGGTGAAGCTATCGCTCAGCTTCGTTCAGGCCAACTAAAAGCATTAGGTGTCATGTCTGAAGAGCGTATTCAATACATTCCAGATGTCCCGACTTTGAAAGAGCAAGGCATTGATGTAGTAACAGGTACATGGCGCGGTATTGGCGCTCCAAAAGATACACCTGATGCAGTAATCGAGAAGCTGGGGGCTGCATTTGATGAAGCAATGGCAAGTGAAGAGTTCAAATCTTTCATGGAGAAAGGTGCTATGACGATTCACAACCTTGATGACAAAGCCTTCACTGAATTTGTCGCAGAAGATACAAAATCATTGACTCAATTAATTCAATAA
- a CDS encoding tripartite tricarboxylate transporter TctB family protein produces MSNAHSNLNRNVVFPSIIIILSAIALALITQFDRPMYQDASVDAKFFPMMIVIAQIAICIVLIIQHKLKGASEQQEAMISKMSIFGVAFLIGYALLISVVGYLYASLIAFMFYLVYFKVKKPIYYVVAVVFVFAVYYLFGEVFYIALPEATWS; encoded by the coding sequence ATGTCTAACGCTCACTCTAACTTAAACCGAAACGTCGTTTTCCCTTCTATCATCATTATCCTTAGCGCAATCGCTCTCGCGCTGATCACTCAATTTGATCGTCCGATGTACCAAGATGCAAGTGTCGATGCAAAATTCTTCCCGATGATGATTGTGATTGCCCAAATTGCTATCTGTATAGTTCTCATCATTCAACACAAATTAAAAGGTGCCTCAGAACAACAAGAAGCGATGATAAGCAAGATGTCGATTTTCGGCGTTGCTTTTCTTATTGGCTACGCATTACTCATCAGTGTGGTTGGCTACCTTTACGCGAGTTTGATTGCATTTATGTTTTACCTCGTTTACTTCAAAGTGAAGAAGCCAATCTATTACGTTGTCGCCGTTGTCTTTGTTTTCGCGGTTTACTATCTATTTGGCGAGGTGTTCTACATCGCGCTTCCTGAAGCAACGTGGTCATAG
- a CDS encoding tripartite tricarboxylate transporter permease, translating to MFEYLIDGLATAVSFAVLPVLVFGVLGGVILGALPGLTATMGVAILLPFTFGMEPTSALVMLIGVYIGGIYGGSIAAILLKTPGTPASAASVLDGHTMAVRGQAARALSISAVASFIGGLLSTIVLIAIAPKLATFALRFNAPEYFALALFGLTIIASVSSNNIFKGLLAGTIGLLVSTVGLDPISSVPRFTFDIMDLYSGINVIPVLIGLFALSEALNQLEKLFSEKKVVAPKFDHKLLSKSDLKEMLPTAVKSGLMGTTIGSVPGAGADISAFVCYNEAKRSSKNPEEFGKGSVRGLAAAESGNNGVTGGSLVPLLTLGVPGDAVAAVLLGALIVQGLTPGPLLFAQNPEVVYGVFSSMLVANLVMLVIGLLGIRFFCRIIEVPKIIMIPIIVFLSIVGAYAINNSMFDVGIAIGFGLLGFILTKLDIPSSPILLAIILGPMAETNLRKSLLMYDGSWSFLYERPIALAFILLAVFSVYSTLKMKKKQKQKETEQYP from the coding sequence ATGTTTGAATATCTAATCGATGGTCTCGCAACTGCAGTTAGCTTTGCAGTGCTTCCTGTCCTTGTTTTTGGCGTACTGGGAGGCGTTATTTTAGGCGCACTACCCGGCCTTACAGCGACAATGGGCGTGGCGATTCTCCTTCCATTTACCTTTGGTATGGAACCGACTTCAGCTCTTGTGATGTTAATTGGTGTATACATTGGTGGGATTTACGGTGGCTCAATTGCCGCAATTTTGCTTAAAACCCCGGGAACACCAGCTTCTGCAGCAAGTGTACTCGACGGTCACACGATGGCAGTTAGAGGACAAGCAGCAAGAGCATTAAGTATTTCTGCTGTTGCATCATTTATTGGCGGGCTATTAAGTACTATCGTCCTCATCGCGATTGCGCCTAAATTAGCGACCTTTGCACTGCGTTTTAATGCGCCAGAATATTTTGCGCTCGCTCTGTTTGGTTTAACGATTATTGCGAGTGTTTCTTCAAACAACATTTTTAAAGGATTACTTGCGGGAACCATTGGATTATTGGTTTCAACTGTAGGACTCGACCCAATCAGCAGTGTGCCAAGATTTACTTTTGACATCATGGATCTTTACAGCGGAATCAATGTCATCCCTGTGTTGATTGGTTTATTCGCTCTGTCTGAGGCATTAAACCAACTAGAGAAGCTGTTCTCTGAGAAAAAAGTCGTTGCACCGAAATTTGACCACAAACTATTGAGTAAAAGTGACCTCAAAGAAATGCTACCAACGGCTGTAAAAAGTGGTTTGATGGGAACCACCATCGGTTCTGTACCGGGTGCTGGTGCTGATATTTCGGCATTCGTTTGTTACAACGAAGCAAAACGTTCATCGAAAAACCCAGAAGAATTTGGTAAAGGATCAGTTCGAGGTCTAGCAGCAGCGGAATCAGGAAACAACGGTGTAACGGGTGGTTCATTAGTTCCATTGTTAACACTAGGCGTTCCTGGGGATGCTGTAGCAGCGGTTCTTTTAGGCGCACTCATTGTTCAAGGTTTAACACCAGGGCCTCTGCTGTTTGCCCAAAACCCGGAAGTGGTTTATGGCGTATTCAGTTCGATGTTGGTTGCTAACCTTGTGATGCTAGTGATTGGTTTACTGGGAATTCGTTTCTTCTGCCGCATCATTGAAGTACCGAAGATCATCATGATTCCAATCATTGTCTTCCTTTCAATTGTTGGCGCTTACGCAATTAATAACTCGATGTTTGATGTGGGTATTGCAATCGGTTTCGGTCTACTTGGCTTTATCTTAACTAAACTGGATATTCCGTCTTCGCCAATTCTGCTTGCGATCATCTTAGGGCCAATGGCAGAAACAAACCTGAGGAAATCGCTGTTGATGTACGATGGCAGTTGGTCTTTCCTTTATGAGCGCCCTATTGCACTCGCGTTTATCTTGCTAGCTGTATTTTCTGTTTATTCAACGTTGAAAATGAAGAAAAAGCAGAAACAAAAGGAAACTGAGCAATATCCATAG
- a CDS encoding FadR family transcriptional regulator produces the protein MVSTFNSISGSKRSLHVQVAREIARGILSGELPQGSIIPGEMALCEQFGISRTALREAVKLLTSKGLLESRPKIGTRVVDRAYWNFLDPQLIEWMDGLTDIDQFCSQFLGLRRAIEPEACALAAKFATAEQRIELSEIFQKMVEVDDAEVFDQERWTDIDTRFHSLIFNATGNDFYLPFGNILTTMFVNFIVHSSEEGSTCINEHRRIYEAIMAGDSEKARTMSAAHLQDANHRLVTA, from the coding sequence ATGGTTAGCACTTTTAATTCAATTTCGGGCTCGAAGCGTAGCCTACACGTGCAAGTCGCACGTGAAATCGCTCGTGGAATCTTGTCTGGTGAACTGCCACAAGGTTCTATTATTCCTGGTGAAATGGCGTTGTGTGAACAGTTTGGTATCAGCCGAACGGCACTACGTGAAGCAGTCAAACTACTGACTTCTAAAGGTCTGTTAGAGTCCCGCCCGAAAATCGGCACTCGTGTGGTAGACCGCGCATACTGGAACTTTCTTGATCCTCAACTGATTGAATGGATGGATGGTCTAACCGACATAGATCAATTCTGTTCTCAGTTTTTAGGCCTTCGTCGTGCGATTGAGCCAGAAGCGTGTGCATTAGCCGCAAAATTTGCGACTGCTGAGCAACGTATCGAGCTTTCAGAGATTTTCCAGAAGATGGTTGAAGTGGACGATGCAGAAGTGTTTGACCAAGAACGTTGGACAGACATCGATACTCGTTTCCACAGCTTGATCTTTAATGCGACAGGTAACGATTTCTACCTGCCATTTGGCAATATTCTGACTACCATGTTTGTTAACTTTATTGTGCACTCTTCTGAAGAGGGCAGTACATGTATCAATGAACACCGAAGGATTTATGAAGCGATTATGGCAGGTGACAGTGAAAAAGCACGTACAATGTCGGCTGCTCATTTGCAAGACGCCAACCACCGTCTGGTGACGGCGTAA
- the phnD gene encoding phosphate/phosphite/phosphonate ABC transporter substrate-binding protein encodes MKPTKTNLTLKSAITTALIFSGSALAMDTRYEDRSGNLVADVPQDQSQWVDPNTLIFAYTPVEDPAVYADVWSEFLSHLEKTTEKTVRFFPVQNNAAQIEAMRSGRLHIAGFNTGSTPLAVNCAGFAPFTMMAAEDGSFGYEMEIITYPGSGIEKVEDLKDKNLAFTSQTSNSGFKAPSAILDAEYQLQPDRDFKPAFSGAHDNSILGVAHKDYDAAAVANSVLNRMLSREVVKEGQIKSIYKSQTFPTTAYGTAHNLTPELQEKIQKAFFTFDWEGTKLQEEFERNGEAKFVPITYQEHWEVIRTIDTANKVSYTCS; translated from the coding sequence ATGAAACCGACAAAAACAAATCTCACGCTTAAGAGCGCTATTACTACTGCGCTGATTTTTTCTGGTTCTGCATTAGCAATGGATACACGATACGAAGATCGCTCTGGTAACTTAGTCGCCGATGTTCCTCAAGATCAATCACAATGGGTTGACCCAAACACGCTAATTTTCGCTTATACGCCAGTTGAAGATCCTGCAGTATACGCTGATGTGTGGAGCGAGTTTTTGAGCCACCTTGAAAAAACCACAGAAAAGACGGTTCGTTTCTTTCCTGTTCAAAATAACGCTGCTCAAATTGAAGCAATGCGTTCAGGTCGTCTACATATTGCAGGTTTCAACACAGGTTCGACACCACTAGCGGTTAACTGTGCAGGCTTTGCCCCATTCACAATGATGGCTGCAGAAGATGGTTCTTTCGGTTACGAAATGGAAATCATCACTTACCCTGGTTCTGGTATTGAGAAAGTAGAAGACTTAAAAGATAAAAACCTAGCGTTCACATCACAAACGTCTAACTCTGGCTTCAAAGCACCTTCTGCAATTCTGGATGCTGAATACCAACTTCAACCTGACCGAGATTTTAAACCTGCATTCTCTGGCGCACACGATAACTCTATTTTAGGTGTGGCGCACAAAGATTACGACGCAGCAGCCGTCGCTAACTCAGTATTGAACCGTATGCTTTCACGCGAAGTTGTGAAAGAAGGTCAAATCAAGAGCATCTACAAATCTCAAACCTTCCCAACAACAGCTTACGGTACTGCACACAACCTGACGCCAGAGTTGCAAGAGAAGATTCAAAAAGCCTTCTTCACTTTCGACTGGGAAGGCACAAAGCTTCAAGAAGAGTTCGAGCGTAACGGCGAAGCGAAATTTGTTCCAATCACTTACCAAGAGCACTGGGAAGTAATTCGTACTATCGATACAGCAAACAAAGTGTCTTACACGTGTAGCTAA
- the phnC gene encoding phosphonate ABC transporter ATP-binding protein, which yields MSTLTLKGLTKHYSSSDKALTNVSLSVNAGEVVGLIGPSGAGKSTLIRCINRLTEPTSGEVIFSNTNLETLSKRQLRQSRREIGMIFQEYALIERLTVMENVLSGRLGYVNFWQSFTRRFPESDIQAAYGLLDRVGLLEHANKRADALSGGQRQRVGIARALAQKPKLLLIDEPTAALDPRTARQIMRLISEICSEQQLPAIINIHDVQLAKQFVDRVVGLNAGCVVFDDKPTLLTEDVLTQIYGEEDWSQQVEEEEDDLNITNPRLSEATV from the coding sequence ATGTCGACTCTTACCCTTAAAGGGCTTACCAAGCACTATTCAAGTTCTGACAAAGCCCTAACTAACGTCAGCTTATCAGTAAATGCTGGCGAAGTTGTTGGATTAATTGGCCCATCTGGTGCGGGTAAATCAACGCTTATTCGTTGTATTAACCGACTTACTGAGCCCACTAGCGGCGAAGTTATCTTTTCCAATACCAACCTCGAAACGCTTTCTAAGAGACAACTTAGGCAATCACGCCGTGAGATTGGGATGATCTTCCAAGAGTACGCACTGATTGAACGTTTGACGGTTATGGAAAACGTACTTTCAGGCCGTTTAGGGTACGTGAATTTCTGGCAAAGCTTTACTCGCCGCTTCCCAGAATCAGATATCCAAGCCGCTTATGGCCTACTAGACCGCGTTGGATTATTGGAACACGCCAATAAAAGAGCCGATGCTCTGTCGGGCGGTCAGCGCCAACGTGTAGGTATAGCTCGCGCACTCGCTCAAAAGCCGAAATTGCTGTTGATTGATGAGCCAACGGCCGCACTCGACCCACGTACTGCTCGCCAGATCATGCGATTGATCAGCGAGATTTGTTCAGAGCAACAGCTCCCAGCCATCATCAATATTCACGACGTTCAGTTAGCAAAACAGTTTGTTGACCGCGTTGTCGGCCTAAATGCAGGCTGTGTTGTATTTGATGACAAACCAACTCTGCTCACTGAAGATGTATTGACACAGATTTACGGTGAAGAAGATTGGAGTCAACAGGTAGAAGAAGAGGAAGATGACCTGAACATCACGAATCCTCGCTTGTCAGAGGCAACAGTATGA